AAGTCTCCAAGACCCAAGTATAAGTGATAACACTCTCATCTACCAATTATGCACATCCAAACACTATAGTTTGATGGTGATGGTTAATGCCAACTAGTATGACCAACGGTTTTTTATAAGCATTAGTCCAATAAGTTGTATCAAATGCTAACACATCTCCAAAACAACTGTAATCCAATTTACTAGTAGAATATACCCAAAACAGGTTTACTAGATGGTTGTCTTCATCAACATTGTACTtgtaataaaatgatggatCCATTTCAGACTTTCCACACAAATAAGCCAAAGCACCCTTTGCATCACCATCTCTTAGATGAACTCTACGATCAGCATCAATATGGTTATATAGATCTTTTTTGTGAAGCCAACATTGTTATATCCACTTGATTGTTGCACCATGTAATCCATAATTTGGCTAGTTCCCATGCCAACACCTCACATTGCATTTAATTGAGCTTTATCTGCATTTTTAATGACCCTATGGGATCGAAGGAATTGGACATTTTTTTGTTCCACCAAAGGATGATTATGATCAGCCATAAACTCTTTCACAACCCActtgttcatttgtttgttaaacCCAATCCGAAATGTTGCCTCACAACCAACTCGAGTTACTGCCTTAGGTTCTCGTTTTCGATTTTCATTCTCTAAACACACTCTATATCGATATCCTTCTTTCGAACAAACCCACTTACGAGAtactatattttgatttttatctcgTTTCACATCATCCTTTCTAACACTGAATCCGGTAACTTtagcaaataaattataaaattcttctGCCTCCTCTACTGAGCTAAACTCCATCTTCCATACATCTTCAACagttaaatcattaaaaatcttGTCCGAAACTAGAAT
This DNA window, taken from Vitis riparia cultivar Riparia Gloire de Montpellier isolate 1030 chromosome 13, EGFV_Vit.rip_1.0, whole genome shotgun sequence, encodes the following:
- the LOC117928221 gene encoding protein FAR1-RELATED SEQUENCE 5-like, translated to MDKGKGKGKEFIIDLNDEDFDYQYDSIVKTESDEEAILVSDKIFNDLTVEDVWKMEFSSVEEAEEFYNLFAKVTGFSVRKDDVKRDKNQNIVSRKWVCSKEGYRYRVCLENENRKREPKAVTRVGCEATFRIGFNKQMNKWVVKEFMADHNHPLVEQKNVQFLRSHRVIKNADKAQLNAM